One stretch of Nicotiana tabacum cultivar K326 chromosome 18, ASM71507v2, whole genome shotgun sequence DNA includes these proteins:
- the LOC107813711 gene encoding putative late blight resistance protein homolog R1A-10 gives MAYVAVISLIQTLEQLVQRKPNLVSDETRTLMASLLDSLEYFQDFLENTSKGSKDCGKVEELEREIRKAVEEAEDVIELKIFEAMKRDALSKILFRTLDALKREVMGCRFGKNNVLNETMGKKALHKTLSRFIEKIDVVKRNVTGSSFGTNELQGYGDPINEELQTRDSLLGHSSREVANLNLENVVVGLEDDLLKIKRRLTGAPSTREIVSILGMGGIGKTTLAKKAYDDPEIRHRFDIHIWVTVSQEYRVRVLLLGVVSFLSQLTNKIKTSTDDDLMEAIYKKLKGRRYLVVMDDIWSSEVWELMTRIFPDDNCGSRIILTSRLKDLAMQADPNSTPHEMKLFNSDESWKLLHEKVFGVEQFCPPELEALGRQVAQKCQGLPLAILVVAGHLSKIARTQESWIEVAKSVSKVVSNESDLCLGVLAMSYNYLPNHLKPCFLYMGVFREDSEVNIETLINLWVSEGFLLEKFVGKDCLEDLVSRNLIMVRKRRFNGEGKTCGVHDLIRDLILREAEKEKFLQVTPSARKLRVRRYSLHSYAYGAAFRDSSFTRTVHFFHGLSRFPLLERFKLLRVLAIHNCCFQDFPVVITNLVHLRYLELYCEDNIHRLVSELYNLQTLIFHHQRLYTSRVPETIWQIEHLRHLHVTGFFSFPITSREVKPGFKLQNLERLSCLCLSSCTSELFSAIPNLKRLKVHGDWEECEGRKMSQYLNSLSCLKELEMFKLNGDGLQLPRIPSIFALPICLKRLTLSYTSLPWEDMANIVVLPNLQELKIKYNGFDGDVWKLNDEEAFNQLKFLLISTINLKHWEASSVNFPRLERLVLKRCYYLEEIPQDLGEICTLASIELHECSISAAKSVNEIQEEQASMGNNCLSVITDNCRWD, from the exons ATGGCTTATGTTGCTGTGATTTCTCTTATACAAACTTTGGAGCAACTCGTTCAGCGAAAGCCAAATTTGGTAAGTGATGAAACAAGAACATTGATGGCCTCTCTCCTTGATAGTCTTGAATATTTCCAAGACTTTCTTGAGAACACTAGCAAGGGAAGTAAAGATTGTGGAAAGGTTGAAGAGTTGGAGAGAGAGATTAGAAAGGCAGTGGAAGAAGCAGAAGATGTGATTGAACTAAAGATATTTGAAGCAATGAAAAGAGACGCATTATCCAAGATTTTATTCAGAACACTTGATGCACTAAAGAGGGAGGTGATGGGATGCAGGTTTGGTAAAAATAATGTCCTTAATGAAACAATGGGAAAAAAGGCATTACACAAAACCTTGTCTCGATTTATAGAAAAGATTGATGTTGTGAAGAGGAATGTGACAGGAAGTAGTTTTGGTACAAATGAACTTCAAGGCTATGGTGATCCTATAAATGAGGAACTGCAAACGCGTGATTCCTTGCTTGGTCATTCATCTAGAGAAGTTGCAAATCTGAATCTAGAAAATGTTGTTGTAGGTCTTGAGGACGATTTGTTGAAAATTAAGAGAAGATTAACCGGGGCCCCTTCAACCCGAGAAATTGTGTCTATTTTGGGAATGGGTGGTATCGGCAAGACGACACTTGCTAAAAAAGCATACGATGATCCTGAAATCAGGCATCGTTTTGACATCCATATTTGGGTGAcagtatctcaagaatatcgggTTAGAGTTTTGTTGTTGGgtgttgtttcttttctttctcagcTGACAAATAAGATAAAAACATCGACTGATGATGATTTGATGGAAGCGATATACAAAAAGTTAAAGGGTCGGAGGTATCTTGTTGTCATGGATGATATCTGGAGTAGTGAAGTCTGGGAACTTATGACAAGAATTTTTCCAGACGACAACTGTGGGAgtcgaattattttgactagtagGCTTAAAGATCTCGCAATGCAAGCTGACCCTAACAGCACTCCTCATGAGATGAAACTCTTCAATTCAGATGAAAGTTGGAAGTTACTTCATGAAAAGGTGTTTGGGGTTGAACAGTTTTGTCCTCCTGAATTAGAGGCTCTCGGGAGGCAAGTAGCACAAAAATGCCAAGGACTACCTTTAGCTATTCTAGTGGTTGCAGGGCATCTCTCTAAAATTGCTAGAACACAAGAAAGTTGGATAGAAGTTGCCAAAAGTGTAAGTAAGGTTGTTTCTAATGAATCAGATTTATGTCTAGGAGTGCTTGCTATGAGTTACAATTACTTACCTAATCATCTTAAACCGTGTTTCCTTTATATGGGAGTTTTCCGAGAAGATAGTGAGGTTAACATTGAGACATTGATCAACTTATGGGTTTCTGAGGGTTTTCTATTGGAAAAATTTGTGGGAAAAGATTGTTTGGAGGATCTTGTTAGTAGGAATCTGATAATGGTTAGAAAGCGGAGATTTAATGGTGAGGGGAAAACCTGTGGTGTCCATGATCTGATTCGTGACTTGATTTTAAGAGAAGCTGAGAAGGAGAAGTTCCTGCAGGTTACTCCTTCGGCAAGGAAGCTTCGTGTTCGTCGCTACAGTCTCCATTCATATGCTTATGGCGCTGCTTTCCGGGACTCATCATTCACTCGAACAGTGCACTTCTTCCATGGATTAAGTCGATTTCCTCTTTTGGAGCGCTTCAAACTGCTAAGAGTGTTGGCAATCCATAATTGTTGCTTTCAAGATTTTCCAGTTGTGATAACAAATTTAGTACATCTCAGATACCTTGAATTATACTGTGAAGATAATATTCACAGGTTAGTGTCTGAGCTTTATAATCTGCAGACCTTGATTTTTCATCACCAACGATTATACACGTCAAGAGTACCTGAGACAATTTGGCAAATAGAACATTTAAGGCATCTTCACGTGACTGGCTTCTTTTCTTTCCCTATTACGTCAAGAGAGGTAAAGCCTGGTTTCAAGCTACAAAATCTGGAGCGACTTTCTTGTTTATGTTTGTCCAGCTGTACTTCTGAATTGTTTTCTGCTATTCCAAATCTTAAGAGGCTGAAAGTTCACGGAGATTGGGAGGAATGCGAGGGAAGGAAGATGTCCCAGTACCTAAATAGTCTTTCCTGCTTAAAAGAACTTGAAATGTTTAAGCTCAATGGCGACGGACTACAACTTCCCCGGATCCCAAGTATTTTCGCTTTGCCTATATGTCTGAAGAGGTTGACTTTAAGTTATACTAGTTTACCATGGGAAGACATGGCAAACATTGTAGTGTTGCCAAACCTCCAAGAGCTTAAGATTAAATACAATGGATTTGATGGTGATGTATggaaattaaatgatgaagagGCTTTCAATCAACTTAAGTTCCTCCTAATCAGCACAATAAATCTGAAGCACTGGGAAGCTAGCAGTGTTAACTTCCCAAGGCTGGAACGCCTAGTTCTGAAAAGATGCTACTACCTGGAGGAAATCCCTCAAGACTTGGGGGAAATTTGTACCTTGGCGTCAATAGAGTTGCATGAATGCAGTATTTCCGCTGCAAAATCTGTGAATGAAATTCAAGAAGAGCAAGCGAGCATGGGAAATAATTGCCTTAGTGTCATCACTGATAATTGTCG CTGGGATTGA